In Thioalkalivibrio paradoxus ARh 1, the following are encoded in one genomic region:
- a CDS encoding complex I subunit 4 family protein, whose product MSEATALNLLLFLPVIGGGLLLLLPERRPDLVRGLSMLVLSAQLVLAAWLYFEFEAGVSGLQFETRIPWIAAWGVHYHIGLDGLNLLLVLLSAFLGPLVVAGAFTAITKDVKLFHGMVLFLQFTMLGTFLAQDLFLFYVFWEAMMIPMFLIIGIWGGERRIYATVKFFLYTAFGSILMLAAVVYLAFTVLSQEGTPSFAMADLQLLELAVPVQVLLLTGFALSFAIKVPVVPLHTWLPDAHVEAPTAGSVILAGVLLKMGTYGFLKLGFPLFPDAAQLLTPLIMTLAVVSILYGAGLALVQDDIKKIIAYSSVSHLGYVMLGLVSYNLIGVQGAIIQMVSHGLVAGGLFLMVGMIYERCHSRDLAAYGGLAKLLPVYSVFFMILTLAAIGLPTTSGFTGEFLVLLGAFQSAWPQFEQGLTFPLVLVSAAVLGIVLGALYMLRLVRRLLFGGPRVPEADGGILRDLSLREIGILAALVAAIFYIGLFPNDFLQKTEQAVIEYQQRVLPERAGEVAR is encoded by the coding sequence ATGTCTGAAGCGACTGCGCTGAACCTGCTGCTGTTCCTGCCGGTGATCGGCGGCGGGCTGCTGCTGCTGTTGCCCGAGCGGCGTCCGGACCTGGTGCGCGGCCTGTCGATGCTGGTGCTGAGCGCGCAGCTCGTGCTGGCCGCCTGGCTGTACTTCGAGTTCGAGGCGGGCGTGTCGGGGCTGCAGTTCGAGACCCGGATCCCGTGGATCGCCGCCTGGGGCGTGCATTACCACATCGGCCTCGACGGCCTGAACCTGCTGCTGGTGCTGCTGAGCGCGTTCCTCGGTCCGCTGGTGGTCGCCGGCGCGTTCACCGCGATCACGAAGGACGTGAAGCTGTTCCATGGAATGGTGCTGTTCCTGCAGTTCACGATGCTCGGGACCTTCCTCGCCCAGGACCTGTTTCTGTTCTACGTGTTCTGGGAAGCGATGATGATCCCGATGTTCCTGATCATCGGGATCTGGGGCGGCGAGCGCCGCATCTACGCGACCGTGAAGTTCTTCCTGTACACGGCCTTCGGCAGCATCCTGATGCTTGCGGCGGTGGTGTACCTGGCGTTCACCGTGCTGAGTCAGGAAGGCACCCCGTCGTTCGCGATGGCGGATCTCCAGCTGCTGGAGCTGGCGGTGCCGGTGCAGGTATTGCTGCTCACGGGCTTCGCGCTGTCCTTCGCGATCAAGGTGCCGGTGGTGCCGCTGCACACCTGGTTGCCCGATGCCCACGTCGAGGCGCCGACTGCGGGCTCGGTGATTCTGGCCGGGGTGCTGCTGAAGATGGGCACCTACGGCTTCCTGAAGCTCGGTTTTCCGCTGTTCCCGGACGCGGCGCAACTCCTGACCCCGCTGATCATGACGCTGGCGGTGGTCAGCATCCTGTACGGCGCCGGTCTCGCACTGGTGCAGGACGACATCAAGAAGATCATCGCGTATTCGTCGGTGAGCCACCTCGGGTACGTGATGCTCGGGCTGGTCAGCTACAACCTGATCGGGGTGCAGGGCGCGATCATCCAGATGGTGAGTCACGGACTGGTCGCGGGCGGGCTGTTCCTGATGGTGGGCATGATCTACGAGCGCTGCCACAGCCGCGACCTGGCCGCGTACGGGGGGCTCGCGAAGCTGCTGCCCGTGTACTCGGTGTTCTTCATGATTCTCACATTGGCCGCGATTGGTCTGCCGACGACCAGCGGTTTCACCGGTGAATTCCTGGTGCTGCTCGGCGCCTTCCAGTCCGCGTGGCCGCAGTTCGAGCAGGGCCTGACCTTCCCGCTGGTGCTGGTGTCGGCGGCGGTGCTCGGCATCGTGCTCGGTGCGCTGTACATGCTGCGTCTGGTGCGCCGCCTGCTGTTCGGCGGGCCGAGGGTGCCGGAAGCGGACGGGGGCATATTGCGCGATCTGAGCCTGCGTGAGATCGGGATCCTGGCTGCGCTGGTCGCCGCGATCTTCTACATCGGCCTGTTCCCGAACGACTTCCTGCAGAAGACCGAGCAGGCCGTGATCGAGTATCAGCAGCGTGTGCTGCCCGAACGGGCCGGGGAGGTGGCGCGATGA
- the nuoL gene encoding NADH-quinone oxidoreductase subunit L, which produces MLTLLVLLPLAGFLLNGLLGGRLGTGFVNVVGVGLPFLAFLVALWAWRTLEAGGGAPIIETVFTWAVIGEYSFEVSFYLDRLSAVMALIVTGVGALIHLYSIGYMKGDEGYARYFAYLNLFLFFMLLLVLGRSLLVLFVGWEGVGLASYLLIGFWFQDVAKARAGRKAFITNRVGDAGFLLGMFLVFAFAGTLEMDRINEAFGSGLIPAGIATAAGILLFIGATGKSAQIPLHVWLPDAMAGPTPVSALIHAATMVTAGVYLVARLSGVYLEAPAASTLIAVIGVLTAFLAATIALVQTDIKKVLAYSTISQLGFMFLALGVGAYGVAVFHLFTHAFFKAALFLGAGSVIHAMGGEQDIRKMGGLARRIPWTFGTFAVATAAIAGLPPLAGFFSKDEILWFALASGQGGTLWLWALGSLTAFLTALYMFRLLWLVFFGRSRVEPEAERHLHESPVTMTGVLVVLSFFSVIAGWFALPQYLEPLLGLPEVRFAWGGWHVLQVIFAVLLALLGLVAAAWLYRDGGRPAEALWQRFQRLHRVLAGKYYVDELYDRLLQRPWFWVSDRVFLRLGDRVLIDGSLHGLAALARWSAAAFTRVQSGSLHWYAWMTLLGLVAVLIWVWRHV; this is translated from the coding sequence ATGCTCACTTTACTCGTGCTGCTGCCGCTCGCGGGCTTCCTGCTGAACGGTCTGCTCGGCGGCCGGCTCGGGACCGGGTTCGTGAACGTGGTCGGCGTCGGCCTGCCGTTCCTGGCGTTCCTGGTCGCGCTCTGGGCGTGGCGCACATTGGAGGCGGGCGGCGGCGCGCCGATCATCGAGACGGTGTTCACCTGGGCGGTGATCGGCGAGTACAGCTTCGAGGTCTCGTTCTACCTCGACCGCCTGAGCGCGGTGATGGCGCTGATCGTGACCGGCGTCGGCGCGCTGATTCACCTGTACTCGATCGGCTACATGAAGGGCGACGAGGGCTACGCGCGCTACTTCGCGTACCTGAATCTGTTCCTGTTCTTCATGCTGCTGCTGGTGCTCGGCCGCTCCTTGCTGGTGCTGTTCGTCGGCTGGGAGGGGGTGGGCCTCGCGTCCTATCTGCTGATCGGCTTCTGGTTCCAGGACGTGGCGAAGGCGCGCGCCGGGCGCAAGGCGTTCATCACCAACCGGGTCGGCGACGCCGGTTTCCTGCTCGGCATGTTCCTGGTGTTCGCGTTCGCGGGCACGCTGGAAATGGACCGGATCAACGAGGCCTTCGGCAGCGGGCTGATCCCGGCGGGCATCGCGACCGCGGCCGGGATCCTGCTGTTCATCGGCGCGACCGGCAAGTCCGCGCAGATCCCGCTGCACGTCTGGCTTCCGGACGCGATGGCCGGCCCGACACCGGTCTCGGCGCTGATCCACGCGGCGACGATGGTCACCGCGGGGGTGTACCTGGTCGCTCGGCTCTCGGGCGTGTACCTGGAAGCGCCGGCCGCGTCGACGCTGATCGCGGTGATCGGCGTGCTGACCGCGTTCCTCGCCGCCACGATCGCGCTGGTGCAGACCGATATCAAGAAGGTGCTGGCGTACTCGACCATCTCGCAACTCGGGTTCATGTTCCTCGCGCTGGGCGTCGGCGCCTACGGCGTCGCGGTGTTCCATCTGTTCACCCACGCATTCTTCAAGGCGGCGCTGTTTCTCGGCGCCGGCAGCGTGATCCACGCGATGGGCGGGGAGCAGGACATCCGCAAGATGGGCGGGCTCGCGCGCCGCATCCCGTGGACCTTCGGCACCTTCGCGGTCGCGACCGCCGCGATCGCGGGCCTGCCGCCGCTGGCCGGCTTCTTCTCCAAGGACGAGATTCTCTGGTTCGCGCTGGCGAGCGGGCAGGGGGGCACGCTCTGGCTGTGGGCGCTGGGATCTCTGACCGCATTCCTGACCGCGCTGTACATGTTCCGTCTGCTCTGGCTGGTGTTCTTTGGCCGCTCGAGGGTCGAGCCCGAGGCCGAGCGCCACCTGCACGAGTCGCCGGTGACGATGACCGGCGTGCTGGTGGTGCTCTCGTTCTTCTCGGTGATCGCCGGATGGTTCGCGCTGCCGCAGTACCTCGAGCCGCTGCTCGGGCTGCCCGAAGTCCGGTTCGCCTGGGGCGGTTGGCATGTGCTGCAGGTGATCTTCGCGGTGCTGCTGGCGCTGCTCGGGCTGGTGGCCGCGGCCTGGCTCTACCGCGACGGCGGCCGGCCCGCGGAGGCACTCTGGCAGCGCTTCCAGCGCCTGCACCGTGTGCTCGCCGGGAAGTACTACGTCGACGAACTGTACGACCGGCTGCTGCAGCGTCCGTGGTTCTGGGTCTCCGACCGGGTGTTCCTGCGCCTCGGTGACCGCGTGCTGATCGACGGTTCGCTGCACGGCCTGGCTGCGCTCGCGCGCTGGAGCGCGGCGGCCTTCACCCGTGTGCAGAGCGGCAGCCTGCACTGGTACGCGTGGATGACGCTGCTCGGCCTCGTCGCGGTGCTGATCTGGGTGTGGCGCCATGTCTGA
- the nuoK gene encoding NADH-quinone oxidoreductase subunit NuoK yields the protein MDDAHLLLAVSGMLFTLGLVGVVVRRNLLVMLMFLELMLNGVLLSLAVFTHLLGADAGAVLMFLVFVVAAAEIAIAVPIVLLLVRAGHTLDPGSYVGLKG from the coding sequence ATGGATGACGCCCACCTGCTGCTCGCGGTCTCGGGGATGCTGTTCACCCTCGGCCTGGTCGGGGTCGTGGTGCGGCGCAACCTGCTCGTGATGCTGATGTTCCTCGAGCTGATGCTGAACGGCGTGCTGCTGAGTCTCGCGGTGTTCACGCATCTGCTGGGTGCGGACGCCGGCGCGGTGCTGATGTTCCTGGTCTTCGTCGTCGCCGCCGCCGAGATCGCAATCGCAGTGCCGATCGTGCTGCTGCTGGTGCGGGCCGGGCACACGCTCGATCCCGGCAGCTACGTGGGATTGAAGGGATAG
- a CDS encoding NADH-quinone oxidoreductase subunit J family protein: MTIETLFLSIFSFGALAGAVAMFFLRHPMRVALALIGTMLSLAAIYAQLGLHVIAVFQVLIYVGAVMVFMIYAIMLLDVRDRSFTERFSPLLVAGLAGLLLLVAVLVDGLLRGEPVVAPVVREDAFSVGAFATAFMDQFWVYFALAAVLLLVAEIAASAVIDIRRRSQGLPGASRENRDG, from the coding sequence ATGACCATCGAGACGCTGTTCCTGAGCATCTTTTCATTCGGCGCGCTGGCCGGGGCGGTGGCGATGTTCTTCCTGCGCCACCCGATGCGGGTCGCGCTGGCGCTGATCGGCACGATGCTGTCACTGGCCGCGATCTACGCCCAGCTCGGGCTGCACGTGATCGCGGTATTCCAGGTATTGATCTACGTCGGCGCGGTGATGGTGTTCATGATCTACGCGATCATGCTGCTCGACGTGCGCGACCGTTCGTTCACCGAGCGCTTCTCGCCGCTGCTGGTCGCGGGCCTCGCGGGTCTGCTGCTGCTGGTCGCGGTGCTCGTCGACGGGCTGTTGCGCGGCGAGCCGGTCGTGGCGCCGGTGGTCCGGGAGGACGCGTTCAGCGTCGGGGCCTTCGCCACCGCGTTCATGGACCAGTTCTGGGTGTACTTCGCGCTCGCCGCGGTGCTGCTGCTGGTCGCCGAAATCGCGGCCAGCGCGGTGATCGACATCCGCCGCCGTAGCCAGGGGCTGCCCGGGGCCAGCAGGGAGAACCGTGATGGATGA
- a CDS encoding NuoI/complex I 23 kDa subunit family protein, which yields MSAPQPGQPGGRETRPKVIDRRRKYWNEPKLGWWERFYLFEVLRGLSITGGVFLRNMRRWMTGRKGALTAYYPEEIRTDYARHNRGKHVLTQRPDGRPQCIACNLCATVCPARVIEIEAGFDPDDPAHPKYPERFEIDYSRCIFCGFCVEVCPEDAIRMVPTVPGLPVPDRQEGMWLGKQELLNWQPARDPAKPYPPKPVSGNGGSR from the coding sequence ATGAGCGCACCGCAACCCGGACAGCCCGGTGGCCGAGAGACCCGGCCAAAGGTGATCGACCGGCGCCGCAAGTACTGGAACGAGCCGAAGCTCGGCTGGTGGGAGCGCTTCTATCTGTTCGAGGTATTGCGCGGGCTTTCGATCACCGGCGGCGTGTTCCTGCGCAACATGAGGCGCTGGATGACAGGCAGGAAGGGGGCCTTGACCGCGTATTACCCCGAGGAGATCCGCACCGACTACGCGCGGCACAACCGCGGCAAGCACGTGCTGACGCAGCGTCCGGACGGACGCCCGCAGTGCATCGCCTGCAATCTCTGCGCGACGGTTTGCCCGGCGCGGGTGATCGAGATCGAAGCCGGCTTCGACCCCGACGACCCCGCGCATCCGAAATACCCGGAGCGCTTCGAGATCGATTACTCGCGCTGCATTTTCTGCGGCTTCTGCGTCGAGGTCTGCCCCGAGGACGCGATCCGGATGGTGCCGACGGTCCCGGGTTTGCCGGTGCCGGACCGTCAGGAGGGGATGTGGCTGGGTAAGCAGGAACTACTGAACTGGCAGCCGGCGCGCGACCCGGCGAAGCCCTATCCGCCGAAGCCGGTGTCCGGGAACGGGGGTTCGCGATGA
- a CDS encoding complex I subunit 1/NuoH family protein: MIQDLVVHGVFIVYAVLMLMTVGLILTWVERKQAAIMSDRIGANRAYLRIPFTQVKLVWWGLFHGFADGLKMLLKEDWRPNSYDRVAYALAPWFAFVPVLAVFAVIPFGGEFVPGTFFGWFEGPSEWFGERSYAMQVAPLDAGLLIVFALGGIAVIGAMLAGWSSNNKFSLLGAVRAGSQMISYEVVIGLTVIGLILIYGTVNLVSIVEQQSELLFGFLPAWGIFLQPFAAILFLVAAQAENQRIPFDLPEAESELIAGYFTEYSAMKMGLFMFAEFIHIAIIAALFTTLFLGGYNLPYMNDAGLLLPGGIEIALPHVLVVILQITTFWVKVFLMCGFLILVRWSLPRFRYDQLLRFAWRFLLPLALINLAVTAIAVWALGGMG, translated from the coding sequence ATGATCCAGGACCTGGTCGTGCATGGCGTGTTCATCGTCTACGCGGTGTTGATGCTGATGACCGTCGGGCTGATCCTGACCTGGGTCGAGCGCAAGCAGGCCGCAATCATGTCGGACCGGATCGGCGCGAACCGCGCGTACCTGCGCATCCCGTTCACGCAGGTGAAGCTGGTCTGGTGGGGTCTGTTCCACGGGTTTGCCGACGGCCTGAAGATGCTGCTGAAGGAGGACTGGCGGCCGAACTCCTACGACCGGGTCGCCTATGCGCTCGCGCCCTGGTTCGCGTTCGTGCCGGTGCTCGCGGTGTTCGCGGTGATCCCGTTCGGCGGCGAATTCGTTCCGGGCACCTTCTTCGGCTGGTTCGAGGGGCCGTCGGAGTGGTTCGGCGAGCGCAGCTACGCGATGCAGGTCGCGCCGCTCGACGCCGGACTGCTGATCGTGTTCGCGCTGGGAGGCATCGCGGTGATCGGCGCGATGCTGGCCGGATGGTCGTCGAACAACAAGTTCTCGCTGCTCGGCGCGGTGCGCGCGGGCTCGCAGATGATCTCCTACGAGGTGGTGATCGGGCTCACGGTGATCGGCCTGATCCTGATCTACGGTACGGTGAACCTGGTCAGCATCGTCGAGCAGCAGTCGGAGCTGCTGTTCGGGTTCCTGCCCGCCTGGGGGATTTTCCTGCAGCCGTTCGCGGCGATCCTGTTCCTGGTCGCGGCGCAGGCCGAGAACCAGCGCATCCCGTTCGACCTGCCCGAGGCCGAGTCGGAGCTGATCGCCGGCTACTTCACCGAATACAGCGCGATGAAGATGGGCCTGTTCATGTTCGCGGAGTTCATCCACATCGCGATCATCGCCGCGCTGTTCACCACCTTGTTCCTTGGCGGCTACAACCTGCCGTACATGAACGACGCGGGTCTCCTGCTGCCAGGCGGCATCGAGATCGCGCTGCCGCACGTGCTGGTGGTGATCCTGCAGATCACGACCTTCTGGGTGAAGGTCTTCCTGATGTGCGGGTTCCTGATCCTGGTGCGCTGGTCGTTGCCGCGCTTCCGCTACGACCAGCTGCTGCGTTTCGCGTGGCGCTTCCTGCTGCCGCTCGCGCTGATCAACCTGGCCGTGACCGCGATCGCCGTCTGGGCGCTCGGGGGGATGGGCTGA
- a CDS encoding 2Fe-2S iron-sulfur cluster-binding protein — MPVIFINGEAVEAGEHRTVLQAALANGFYIPHFCWHPKLSIVGSCRVCVVEQEGRGVNIACNMPVVDGMRVLTDSEPVQAQRKAMLQFILLNHPVDCGICDKAGECTLQDYHYAYNGEPALSHDPKLHATKFFPLSERIILDNERCILCSRCVRFTREVSKSNVLGIEYRGDSSLVRPAEGRTLDDDPYSDNVIDLCPVGALLSRSFLHQARVWYLEPTPSVCPGCARGCTVQLWHRKPEWRVKGLDPTHNTRILRVTPLENPRVNGPWICNKGRDLPALLERPRAEQALQKGAPVTMMQAIEAARALIAGANRKIALVSTWASNEELRAFHNALGANFTSFTKADHLPAEGEVVEDELLIRADKNPNTRAAQALFGSDPAEIPDDADLILVWGEGVDFAGLPRGAKILFLGSWLLPENGHADVFIPLSIQTERRGHYTNFDGVVSAFEPCRPRPDGVIDAETLFPLLAAPGGGPR, encoded by the coding sequence ATGCCAGTGATCTTCATCAACGGCGAGGCGGTCGAGGCCGGCGAGCACCGCACCGTGCTGCAGGCGGCGCTCGCGAACGGCTTCTACATCCCGCATTTTTGCTGGCACCCGAAGCTGTCGATCGTCGGCAGCTGCCGCGTCTGCGTGGTCGAGCAGGAAGGGCGGGGCGTGAACATCGCCTGCAACATGCCGGTGGTCGACGGCATGCGCGTGCTGACCGATTCCGAGCCGGTGCAGGCTCAGCGCAAGGCGATGCTGCAGTTCATCCTGCTGAACCACCCGGTGGACTGCGGGATCTGCGACAAGGCCGGCGAATGCACGTTGCAGGACTACCACTACGCGTACAACGGCGAACCGGCGCTGTCGCACGACCCGAAGCTGCACGCGACCAAGTTCTTCCCGCTGTCGGAGCGGATCATCCTCGACAACGAGCGCTGCATCCTCTGCTCGCGCTGCGTGCGCTTCACCCGCGAGGTGTCGAAGTCGAACGTGCTCGGGATCGAGTATCGCGGCGATTCGTCGCTGGTGCGCCCTGCCGAGGGCCGCACGCTCGACGACGATCCCTACTCGGACAACGTGATCGACCTCTGCCCGGTCGGGGCATTGCTGTCCCGCTCGTTCCTGCACCAGGCGCGGGTCTGGTACCTGGAGCCCACTCCCTCCGTGTGCCCCGGCTGCGCGCGCGGCTGTACCGTACAGCTCTGGCATCGCAAGCCCGAGTGGCGGGTGAAGGGGCTGGACCCGACGCACAACACCCGGATCCTGCGGGTCACGCCGCTGGAAAACCCGCGCGTGAACGGGCCCTGGATCTGCAACAAGGGACGCGACCTCCCGGCATTGCTGGAACGTCCGCGCGCCGAGCAGGCGCTGCAGAAGGGCGCCCCGGTGACGATGATGCAGGCGATCGAGGCCGCGCGCGCGCTGATCGCGGGCGCGAACCGAAAAATCGCGCTGGTCTCGACCTGGGCGTCGAACGAGGAACTGCGCGCGTTCCATAATGCGCTCGGCGCGAATTTCACCAGTTTCACCAAGGCCGACCACCTCCCGGCCGAGGGCGAGGTGGTCGAGGACGAGCTGCTGATCCGTGCCGACAAGAACCCGAACACGCGCGCCGCGCAGGCGCTGTTCGGCTCCGATCCGGCCGAGATTCCCGACGATGCCGACCTGATCCTGGTCTGGGGTGAAGGCGTGGACTTCGCGGGTTTGCCGCGCGGCGCGAAGATCCTGTTCCTCGGTTCCTGGCTGCTGCCGGAAAACGGGCATGCCGACGTGTTCATTCCGCTCAGTATCCAGACCGAGCGGCGCGGCCACTACACCAACTTCGACGGCGTGGTCAGCGCCTTCGAGCCCTGCCGACCGCGTCCCGACGGCGTGATCGACGCCGAGACGCTGTTCCCGCTGCTCGCCGCTCCCGGCGGGGGGCCGCGATGA
- the nuoF gene encoding NADH-quinone oxidoreductase subunit NuoF, whose translation MTGRKVLMGFDVTADSHTLAAYRARGGYEALARALESMQPEDVTQEIVDSGIQGRGGAAFPAGRKWQGIDPHDGQPHYLIANADEGEPGTFKDRWVLEHDPHALLESMLLASYALGVRHAFVYIRGEYDRPWRRVAAAVEEAYAEGLFGENILGSGFSCDLVVFRGAGAYVCGEASSLLGSIEGTRAYPRNRPPRMTVRGLYQAPTVVNNVETLASVAWIIRNGAQAFRKIGTEKSPGTRLISVSGHIRNPGVYEVELGYSWAKFLHEDCGGLLCNKALKAVIPGGISSQVLTGKDAKVLTPGEVEGLTLDHEILRAAGSSLGSGGMIVIAEGTCMVRLLQIMLRFYRHESCGQCTPCREGTGWMHRVIDRIVAGEGRPEDIDTLYHVARFNDGTTICGLGDAAGYAATAMLDNFRDEFEYFIEHKRSKFGGNLECQ comes from the coding sequence ATGACCGGGCGCAAGGTGCTGATGGGCTTCGACGTGACCGCGGATTCACACACGCTGGCCGCGTACCGCGCGCGCGGCGGCTACGAGGCATTGGCCAGGGCGCTCGAGTCGATGCAGCCCGAGGACGTGACGCAGGAGATCGTCGACTCGGGCATCCAGGGCCGTGGCGGTGCCGCCTTTCCGGCCGGGCGCAAGTGGCAGGGAATCGACCCGCACGACGGCCAGCCGCACTACCTGATCGCGAACGCCGACGAGGGCGAGCCGGGGACCTTCAAGGACCGCTGGGTGCTCGAGCACGACCCGCACGCGTTGCTGGAATCGATGCTGCTGGCGAGCTACGCGCTCGGCGTGCGGCACGCGTTCGTGTACATCCGGGGCGAGTACGACCGGCCGTGGCGTCGGGTGGCCGCAGCGGTCGAGGAAGCCTACGCGGAGGGGTTGTTCGGCGAGAACATCCTCGGCAGCGGATTCTCCTGCGATCTCGTCGTGTTCCGCGGCGCGGGCGCCTACGTCTGTGGCGAGGCCTCGTCGCTGCTCGGTTCGATCGAAGGCACCCGCGCGTATCCGCGCAACCGGCCGCCGCGGATGACCGTGCGCGGCCTGTACCAGGCGCCGACGGTGGTGAACAACGTCGAGACCCTGGCATCGGTCGCCTGGATCATCCGCAACGGCGCGCAGGCGTTCCGTAAGATCGGCACCGAGAAGAGCCCGGGCACCCGGCTGATCTCGGTCTCCGGGCACATCCGCAACCCCGGCGTGTACGAGGTCGAACTCGGCTACTCGTGGGCGAAGTTCCTGCACGAGGACTGCGGCGGGCTGCTCTGCAACAAGGCGCTGAAGGCGGTGATCCCGGGCGGCATCTCGTCGCAGGTGCTGACCGGGAAGGACGCGAAGGTGCTGACTCCGGGCGAGGTCGAGGGCCTCACGCTCGACCACGAGATCCTGCGCGCGGCGGGTTCGTCGCTCGGCTCCGGCGGCATGATCGTGATCGCCGAGGGCACCTGCATGGTGCGGCTGCTGCAGATCATGCTGCGCTTCTACCGGCACGAGTCCTGCGGCCAGTGCACGCCCTGCCGCGAGGGTACCGGCTGGATGCACCGCGTGATCGACCGCATCGTCGCGGGCGAGGGCCGTCCCGAGGACATCGACACGCTCTACCACGTCGCCCGGTTCAACGACGGCACCACGATCTGCGGCCTCGGCGATGCCGCCGGCTACGCGGCGACCGCGATGCTCGACAACTTCCGCGACGAGTTCGAGTACTTCATCGAGCACAAGCGCTCGAAGTTCGGCGGGAACCTCGAATGCCAGTGA
- the nuoE gene encoding NADH-quinone oxidoreductase subunit NuoE, translated as MKHLIPEFERLKTRLPPGHDATLLLPCLRRIQEDRGFIADSDIDGLVDYLGMPRIQIEEVLSFYSMLRRKPIGRWHLQVCHNVSCSMRGAERLLDHLTERLRIQPGETTPDGRFTLSRVECLGSCGTAPVVMVNEAYHENLDPAGLDVLLERLD; from the coding sequence GTGAAGCACCTGATCCCCGAGTTCGAACGCCTGAAGACGCGCCTGCCGCCGGGCCACGACGCGACGCTGCTGCTGCCCTGCCTGCGCCGGATCCAGGAGGACCGGGGCTTCATCGCCGACAGCGACATCGACGGGCTGGTCGACTACCTCGGCATGCCGCGCATCCAGATCGAGGAGGTGCTGTCGTTCTACTCGATGCTGCGGCGCAAGCCGATCGGGCGCTGGCACCTGCAGGTCTGCCACAACGTGTCCTGCTCGATGCGCGGTGCCGAGCGCCTGCTCGACCATCTGACCGAGCGGCTGCGCATCCAGCCGGGCGAGACCACGCCGGACGGGCGCTTCACGCTGTCTCGGGTCGAGTGCCTCGGCTCCTGCGGCACCGCGCCGGTGGTGATGGTGAACGAGGCGTACCACGAGAACCTGGACCCCGCGGGTCTGGATGTGCTGCTCGAGAGGCTCGACTGA
- the nuoD gene encoding NADH dehydrogenase (quinone) subunit D: MTTRDTDETLRNPVRPAFDTPSTEDGVIVNIGPSHPATHGTLQIIAELSGERVVRADVHCGYLHRGFEKECEAHTWHTLIPYVDRLNYCSALINNFAYCDAVETLMGIELTPRTRYLRTLLSEYSRIADHMTCIAASVMELGAMTAFLYLMTIRDWIYEHLADLTGARVTYSYGRIGGLAHDLPEGWLERLEEILDEYEEYIGRIHGLMDRNRIFIERTRDVGVISTEEAIHWGFTGPILRSTGVPRDLRRDTPYLAYPELDFEIPVGINGDNYDRYYVRMREMDESVHMIRQLMQGLPDGPINVDDRRCTFPDKQRVYSEIESLINHFKLVIDGPQVPAGEVYRAHEAANGELGFYLVSDGTGSPHRVHVRAPSFVHMGGLHRLLEGYQLADVVSTFGTVNMIGGECDR; this comes from the coding sequence ATGACGACGCGCGACACCGACGAGACCCTGCGGAACCCGGTGCGGCCGGCGTTCGACACGCCGTCGACCGAGGACGGCGTGATCGTGAACATCGGCCCGTCGCACCCGGCGACCCACGGCACGCTGCAGATCATCGCCGAGCTGAGCGGCGAACGCGTGGTGCGCGCCGACGTGCACTGCGGCTATCTGCACCGCGGTTTCGAGAAGGAGTGCGAGGCGCATACCTGGCACACGCTGATCCCCTACGTCGACCGGCTGAACTACTGCTCGGCGCTGATCAACAACTTCGCCTACTGCGACGCGGTCGAGACGCTGATGGGGATCGAGCTCACGCCGCGCACGCGCTACCTGCGGACGTTGCTCTCCGAGTATTCGCGCATCGCCGATCACATGACCTGCATCGCCGCGTCGGTGATGGAGCTCGGCGCGATGACCGCGTTCCTGTACCTGATGACCATCCGCGACTGGATCTACGAGCATCTCGCGGATCTCACCGGCGCGCGCGTGACCTACAGCTACGGGCGCATCGGCGGGCTCGCGCACGACCTGCCGGAAGGCTGGCTCGAACGGCTCGAGGAGATCCTCGACGAGTACGAGGAATACATCGGTCGAATCCACGGGCTGATGGACCGCAACCGCATCTTCATCGAGCGTACTCGGGACGTCGGCGTGATCTCGACCGAGGAGGCGATCCACTGGGGCTTCACCGGCCCGATCCTGCGCTCGACCGGCGTGCCCCGGGACCTGCGCAGGGACACGCCCTACCTCGCGTATCCGGAGCTGGACTTCGAGATCCCGGTCGGCATCAACGGCGACAACTACGACCGCTACTACGTGCGCATGCGCGAAATGGACGAGTCGGTGCACATGATCCGGCAGCTGATGCAGGGGCTCCCGGACGGCCCGATCAACGTCGACGACCGCCGCTGCACGTTTCCGGACAAGCAGCGCGTGTACAGCGAAATCGAGTCATTGATCAACCACTTCAAGCTGGTGATCGACGGCCCGCAGGTGCCCGCCGGCGAGGTCTACCGCGCGCACGAGGCGGCCAACGGCGAACTCGGGTTCTACCTCGTCAGCGACGGCACCGGCAGCCCGCACCGGGTGCACGTGCGCGCGCCGAGCTTCGTGCACATGGGCGGTCTGCACCGGCTGCTCGAGGGCTACCAGCTCGCGGACGTCGTCTCGACTTTCGGGACGGTGAACATGATCGGCGGGGAGTGCGACCGGTGA